The following are encoded in a window of Pristis pectinata isolate sPriPec2 chromosome 1, sPriPec2.1.pri, whole genome shotgun sequence genomic DNA:
- the cdkn3 gene encoding cyclin-dependent kinase inhibitor 3 isoform X3 — protein MPLQVSWLGLAVVNCHQLLGICALPGCKFKDIRRNLQKDLEDLKSYNIQNVFVLCTKGEMVKYRVPSLLESYQQKGFTVYHYPFPDGSVPDIASCWKILEELRICLENGKKTLIQCYGGLGCSCLIAACLLLQLSDTMLPEEAIDLLRELRGAGAIQTVKQYNYLHDFRDNVATYLATKEDSACRSVSR, from the exons ATGCCTCTCCAAGTATCTTG GTTGGGATTAGCTGTGGTGAACTGCCATCAGTTGCTTGGAATCTGTGCACTGCCAG GTTGTAAATTTAAAGACATAAGAAGAAACCTTCAGAAAGATTTAG AGGACCTCAAGAGCTACAATATACAAAATGTATTTGTGCTCTGCACCAAAGGAGAGATGGTCAAGTACAGGGTTCCAAGCTTGTTAGAATCATACCAACAGAAGGGATTCACGGTGTATCACTATCCTTTTCCTGATGGAAGTGTTCCAGATATTGCTAGCTGTTGGAAAATTCTGGAAGAGTTGAGAATCTGCTTGGAAAATGGCAAGAAGACCCTCATCCA ATGTTATGGAGGTCTTGGGTGCTCGTGTCTAA TTGCAGCATGTCTCCTACTTCAACTGTCTGACACCATGCTGCCAGAAGAAGCAATTGACCTTCTTCGTGAGCTAAGAGGAGCTGGAGCAATTCAAACTGTAAAG CAATACAACTACTTACATGATTTTCGGGATAATGTGGCAACGTACTTGGCAACAAAGGAAGACTCAGCATGTCGATCAGTGTCAAGATAA
- the cdkn3 gene encoding cyclin-dependent kinase inhibitor 3 isoform X2 → MVNLAQTTRTSDFDSSDEEFEEEHQMPLQVSWLGLAVVNCHQLLGICALPEDLKSYNIQNVFVLCTKGEMVKYRVPSLLESYQQKGFTVYHYPFPDGSVPDIASCWKILEELRICLENGKKTLIQCYGGLGCSCLIAACLLLQLSDTMLPEEAIDLLRELRGAGAIQTVKQYNYLHDFRDNVATYLATKEDSACRSVSR, encoded by the exons GCTCAGACAACAAGGACAAGTGATTTTGATTCTTCAGATGAAGAATTTGAAGAAGAGCACCAAATGCCTCTCCAAGTATCTTG GTTGGGATTAGCTGTGGTGAACTGCCATCAGTTGCTTGGAATCTGTGCACTGCCAG AGGACCTCAAGAGCTACAATATACAAAATGTATTTGTGCTCTGCACCAAAGGAGAGATGGTCAAGTACAGGGTTCCAAGCTTGTTAGAATCATACCAACAGAAGGGATTCACGGTGTATCACTATCCTTTTCCTGATGGAAGTGTTCCAGATATTGCTAGCTGTTGGAAAATTCTGGAAGAGTTGAGAATCTGCTTGGAAAATGGCAAGAAGACCCTCATCCA ATGTTATGGAGGTCTTGGGTGCTCGTGTCTAA TTGCAGCATGTCTCCTACTTCAACTGTCTGACACCATGCTGCCAGAAGAAGCAATTGACCTTCTTCGTGAGCTAAGAGGAGCTGGAGCAATTCAAACTGTAAAG CAATACAACTACTTACATGATTTTCGGGATAATGTGGCAACGTACTTGGCAACAAAGGAAGACTCAGCATGTCGATCAGTGTCAAGATAA
- the cdkn3 gene encoding cyclin-dependent kinase inhibitor 3 isoform X1, protein MVNLAQTTRTSDFDSSDEEFEEEHQMPLQVSWLGLAVVNCHQLLGICALPGCKFKDIRRNLQKDLEDLKSYNIQNVFVLCTKGEMVKYRVPSLLESYQQKGFTVYHYPFPDGSVPDIASCWKILEELRICLENGKKTLIQCYGGLGCSCLIAACLLLQLSDTMLPEEAIDLLRELRGAGAIQTVKQYNYLHDFRDNVATYLATKEDSACRSVSR, encoded by the exons GCTCAGACAACAAGGACAAGTGATTTTGATTCTTCAGATGAAGAATTTGAAGAAGAGCACCAAATGCCTCTCCAAGTATCTTG GTTGGGATTAGCTGTGGTGAACTGCCATCAGTTGCTTGGAATCTGTGCACTGCCAG GTTGTAAATTTAAAGACATAAGAAGAAACCTTCAGAAAGATTTAG AGGACCTCAAGAGCTACAATATACAAAATGTATTTGTGCTCTGCACCAAAGGAGAGATGGTCAAGTACAGGGTTCCAAGCTTGTTAGAATCATACCAACAGAAGGGATTCACGGTGTATCACTATCCTTTTCCTGATGGAAGTGTTCCAGATATTGCTAGCTGTTGGAAAATTCTGGAAGAGTTGAGAATCTGCTTGGAAAATGGCAAGAAGACCCTCATCCA ATGTTATGGAGGTCTTGGGTGCTCGTGTCTAA TTGCAGCATGTCTCCTACTTCAACTGTCTGACACCATGCTGCCAGAAGAAGCAATTGACCTTCTTCGTGAGCTAAGAGGAGCTGGAGCAATTCAAACTGTAAAG CAATACAACTACTTACATGATTTTCGGGATAATGTGGCAACGTACTTGGCAACAAAGGAAGACTCAGCATGTCGATCAGTGTCAAGATAA